One Gemmatimonadota bacterium genomic window carries:
- a CDS encoding phosphoribosylaminoimidazolesuccinocarboxamide synthase, which yields MISQAQIRSQLNNCLLEAKFDRWTNQYQKGKVRDIYLLEDKRILITTDRQSAFDHVLGAIPLKGQVLNKTAKYWFDQTADIVPNQVLDVPDPNVTVARELDMLLVEIVVRRYLTGSTDTSVWTNYNNGVRKFCGVDLPDGMIKNQKFDEPIITPTTKAEDHDESISPEEIVERGLVDAERWAEVEKVALELFARGTELAAQRGLILVDTKYEMGLDPDGNLTVADEIHTPDSSRYWILDSYEDLHARGEEPESLDKEFLRLWLVDKGISDDNIPELDDEIRTQVSARYIDLFERVTGEQFETEVDDTPILERIEKNIEPYF from the coding sequence CTCAAGCACAAATCCGTTCACAACTGAATAACTGTTTGTTGGAGGCCAAATTTGACCGCTGGACGAATCAATACCAGAAAGGGAAAGTGCGGGACATCTATCTGCTCGAAGACAAGCGCATTCTCATCACCACAGATCGGCAAAGTGCGTTTGACCATGTGCTCGGCGCAATTCCCTTGAAGGGACAAGTATTGAACAAAACGGCAAAATACTGGTTTGATCAGACCGCCGATATCGTGCCCAATCAGGTACTTGACGTACCCGACCCCAATGTGACGGTTGCACGCGAACTCGATATGCTACTCGTCGAAATCGTCGTGCGGCGCTACCTGACCGGTAGCACGGACACCTCAGTATGGACAAATTACAATAACGGTGTGAGAAAATTTTGCGGCGTAGATTTGCCCGATGGCATGATAAAAAATCAGAAATTTGACGAACCGATTATTACGCCGACGACAAAAGCGGAAGATCACGACGAATCGATCTCGCCAGAGGAAATTGTCGAGCGCGGCCTGGTTGATGCAGAAAGATGGGCAGAAGTCGAGAAAGTAGCCCTGGAATTATTCGCACGCGGAACAGAATTAGCTGCACAGCGCGGTTTGATTCTGGTAGATACAAAATACGAGATGGGCCTGGATCCAGACGGCAATCTGACCGTTGCCGATGAGATCCACACGCCCGATTCCTCGCGCTACTGGATCCTGGATTCTTATGAAGACCTCCATGCACGCGGTGAAGAACCCGAAAGCCTGGACAAAGAATTTTTGCGCCTCTGGCTCGTGGATAAGGGAATTTCCGACGATAATATTCCCGAATTAGATGACGAAATTCGCACACAAGTCTCCGCGCGATACATCGACCTGTTCGAGCGCGTAACCGGCGAACAATTTGAGACTG